CGTCTGGGTGATCGCCACGGCCGTTCGGGAGGGATCATATTGCCCACTCTTAAAGGCCTTGATAATATCCCCCACGATCAACGTTGCCGGGTAACAGACCTCATTATTGGCGTATTTCAGCCCCCATTCACAAGACTCGGTATTACTGAGAGGCAAGTTCTCCACGTCATACCCCGCCACACGCATCACCGCCGGAATCAATGGCGACAGGAACGGAGTAAAGAACGGAATCAGAATCTTTCGGTCTCGATACGTCTCGTCATAAACGGGAACGGTGGCAAACTCCCTAGTCTGTTGTTCTTGTTTCTTGTCCTCGTTAGCAAGTTTCAAACTCTCAACCAATGAACGTACCCTCAACTTCATCGATCCCACGTTATTAATATCATCAAGCTTCAACAAGGTGAGTGACTTACCATGACGCATTAACAGCTCGCCAACCTCGTCCACGAGAAAAGCATCAGGTCCACAACCGAACGAGGTCATCTCCACGAACTGGATATTTCTACCCTGCCCGGCACACCACCGGGCCGCTTTCAGAATACGATCGGGATATGCCCATTGCGTCACGAAATGCACGTCATGAATGGGAATATCCTTATCGCGGACTATATCATCCGTGATCACGTGAATACCCATGTCTGAAAGCATATCGGAAACCTTATGTTGAATCAACGGATCGGTATGATACGGGCGACCAGCTAGCAATATCGTTAAGGCCCCCGCCTGCCCCGCATCACGCAAGACTTGCTCGTTATACCCGATCAACTCGTTCATGAAAGTCTCCTGCTCCTTCAGGGCTACTGCGAAAGCCTTCTTCACGGAATGAATGTCTACCCCTACCTGCTCCAAATACTCACGACACTGTTTAAACAGTAGTTCCTTATCTTTGAAATTAATTGCCGGAGCATCAACCGGTATTCCCTCTGCCTGTACACTCTTCACGACCTCCGAGTACCCCGTCACGATAGGACAATTGTAACTATTCTGCTCTTTTTCCTGTTTCTCGAAAACCACGAAAGGCATAAACACCCGGTCTACCTTTCGATCAATTAAATCCTGCACGTGGCTATGTACCAGTTTCGCCGGGAAACAAATATTATCCGACATAACCATGCGAGCATGACGTTCATACTGCTGAAAATTCGAGGGATCGGATAAACACACCCGTATACCGCACGATGTAAATAACGTATGCCAGAACGGGAATTCCTCGTACATATTCAAACAGCGTGGTATACCAATCGTAAGTAATGGATGGTCAACCCGTACATCACGATGGAATAGCAACTCGTTTTTCCGGAGATAAACATTTACTCCCTTCACTTTATTGTTCTCGCCATTCGTGAAGACCTTCTCACACCTGTTCCCGGAATAATAGTTTTTTCCATTACCAAAGCAATAGCGCATCACGGAACAAGTGTTGTCACATCCTTTACAATGTAACACGCTTGACGTGTAACGAGCTTGGGTAATCATCTCGTCAAGAGAGATAGGTTTTCCCGGATGTTGCATCGCATACAAGGCACACCCGAAAGCCCCCATCAGTTCCGGAATATTACACCGGGTAACTTCCGTACCCGTGAGTAATTCCAACGTACGTACCACCGCATCATTTCGCATGGTCCCACCCTGCACAACGATATTTTTACCTAGAACCGAGACATTCTTTAGTTTCAGTACTTTATACAAACAATTCTTCACGACGGAATAAGCCAATCCTGCAGCAATATCATCCACCGTTGCTCCTTCCCGGAGTACCTGTTTGACTTTCGAGTTCATGAAAACGGTACATCGTGTCCCCAGATCACTCGGTGAGGACGCACGACAGGCTGCCATAGAAAAATCGTGAGCCGTGTATCCCAACGTGTGGGCAAATGTCTCGATAAACGAACCACACCCGGAAGAACAAGCCTCGTTGATCTCAATCCGGTCAATCACCCCGTCATTGACGAAGATAGCCTTCATATCCTGTCCCCCGATGTCAAGAATAAAAGATACATTCTTATTCAAGTAACGAGCGGCCATATAATGTGCGATCGTCTCGATAATCCCAGCATGGAGCTGGAATGCCGATCGAATCAAGTCCTCCCCGTATCCCGTGGAGCAACTTCCCCTTACCCGGAGAATAGCTCCCCTTTTCTCACATTCCTCTCTCAACCCGTCCAACCCCTCTTCCACCGCTTTTATCGGGTTTCCCCCGTTTATTTTATAATAAGAATACAGTAGTCTGGCATGAATATCCGTCACCATGATCTTCGTCGTGGTAGAACCGGAATCTATACCCACGAATACCTCATGCTCACCCGCCGTCAAGCATGACTTCCGCACTTGATTCCTAGAAATTCTCTCCTGCCACATCCTATACTCTTCCGCATTGGTAAATACCGGCTCCAGACTTCCCCTCGCATTTCCCGAAAAATCAAACTCTCGATCAATTCTCGAAATCAGTGCTGACAATTTACACGTGTGATCATCGCCCTCTCGATATAATGCCGCACCAAACGCCGGGAGTAACGTCCCGTTATCCGGTAAAATCACGTCCCTCTCGTCAAGAGACAAATATTCAATAAAAGCCTTCCGCAAAGCTGGAATAAACGTCAACGGACCGCCACAGAATAACACGGGCGTTTCTATATCATACCCATGAGCCAGCGTAATCACCGTCTGCACTGCCACGGCATGAAAGATCGAGGCCGCAATATCTTCCCGGCTGACATTCCGTGCCACCAAGTTCTGAATATCCGTTTTACAGAACACTCCGCAGCGGGAGGCAATCGGGTACACCCGGGTAGCATTTAGGGCAAGCCGATTCAACTCCTCTACATTCACCCCCAGAATCA
The window above is part of the Butyricimonas paravirosa genome. Proteins encoded here:
- a CDS encoding acyl-CoA dehydratase activase-related protein translates to MIRMGIDIGSTTAKLVAVDEYDKILFSKYERHHAKAKETIIHFLRELFSLLGDADISVKITGSIGMGISEKCSLPFVQEVVAATKAIQQGYPHVGSMIDIGGEDAKVVFFKDAEAIDLRMNGNCAGGTGAFIDQMAVILGVNVEELNRLALNATRVYPIASRCGVFCKTDIQNLVARNVSREDIAASIFHAVAVQTVITLAHGYDIETPVLFCGGPLTFIPALRKAFIEYLSLDERDVILPDNGTLLPAFGAALYREGDDHTCKLSALISRIDREFDFSGNARGSLEPVFTNAEEYRMWQERISRNQVRKSCLTAGEHEVFVGIDSGSTTTKIMVTDIHARLLYSYYKINGGNPIKAVEEGLDGLREECEKRGAILRVRGSCSTGYGEDLIRSAFQLHAGIIETIAHYMAARYLNKNVSFILDIGGQDMKAIFVNDGVIDRIEINEACSSGCGSFIETFAHTLGYTAHDFSMAACRASSPSDLGTRCTVFMNSKVKQVLREGATVDDIAAGLAYSVVKNCLYKVLKLKNVSVLGKNIVVQGGTMRNDAVVRTLELLTGTEVTRCNIPELMGAFGCALYAMQHPGKPISLDEMITQARYTSSVLHCKGCDNTCSVMRYCFGNGKNYYSGNRCEKVFTNGENNKVKGVNVYLRKNELLFHRDVRVDHPLLTIGIPRCLNMYEEFPFWHTLFTSCGIRVCLSDPSNFQQYERHARMVMSDNICFPAKLVHSHVQDLIDRKVDRVFMPFVVFEKQEKEQNSYNCPIVTGYSEVVKSVQAEGIPVDAPAINFKDKELLFKQCREYLEQVGVDIHSVKKAFAVALKEQETFMNELIGYNEQVLRDAGQAGALTILLAGRPYHTDPLIQHKVSDMLSDMGIHVITDDIVRDKDIPIHDVHFVTQWAYPDRILKAARWCAGQGRNIQFVEMTSFGCGPDAFLVDEVGELLMRHGKSLTLLKLDDINNVGSMKLRVRSLVESLKLANEDKKQEQQTREFATVPVYDETYRDRKILIPFFTPFLSPLIPAVMRVAGYDVENLPLSNTESCEWGLKYANNEVCYPATLIVGDIIKAFKSGQYDPSRTAVAITQTGGQCRASNYISLIKKALVDAGYTDVPVISFSLGSSIENVQPGFQINWLKMLPIALRAVLYSDCISKFYHASVVREKESGEAARLRDMYLEKAEKLILENRSKELFRCLSMAAADFDRICKDETRPKVGIVGEIFLKFNPFSHKNITGWLIERGIEVVPPMITGFFMQSFVNRKVKVESYMEKRQLPEFVYDLGYKTVKKQIDRVNRIAGRFRYFIPFGDIFEEAEDARKVVSLNAQFGEGWLLPAEVMSYARQGVKNVLGLQPFGCIANHIVAKGIEKRVKSFFPDINLLSLDFDSGVSDVNITNRVLLFIDNLKG